A genomic region of Catalinimonas niigatensis contains the following coding sequences:
- a CDS encoding c-type cytochrome, which translates to MKRMIFKNNTYLLLLAVICGACSANGEFPGLEYAPQMYHSTAYEPLSQITDTEEGAWVSSLEDGVGEFYNSNPRNPHGMTMREPAANTVRRNPGDYLPYRIPKDSIELASRVLTNPLEENSDEVLQAGQALYASYCYPCHGGAGKGDGPVAAVYLGVPAYNVGRYANLTEGHIFHTITYGRGRMNAHGSQIDIEDRWKIVRYVQQLQKQE; encoded by the coding sequence ATGAAGAGAATGATATTTAAAAATAATACATATTTATTGCTCTTGGCGGTCATTTGTGGAGCTTGTTCTGCTAATGGAGAGTTTCCTGGTTTAGAATATGCTCCTCAGATGTATCACTCAACAGCGTATGAGCCACTTTCCCAAATTACGGATACCGAAGAGGGAGCCTGGGTAAGTTCTCTGGAAGATGGAGTAGGAGAGTTCTATAATTCAAATCCCCGCAATCCTCATGGCATGACAATGCGGGAGCCTGCAGCCAATACAGTACGTAGAAACCCAGGGGATTATCTTCCTTACCGTATTCCTAAAGATAGTATAGAGTTAGCTTCCCGGGTGCTTACTAATCCGCTGGAAGAAAATTCAGATGAAGTGCTTCAGGCAGGTCAGGCGCTATATGCAAGTTACTGTTATCCATGTCATGGTGGAGCAGGTAAAGGTGATGGCCCGGTGGCCGCTGTATATTTAGGAGTACCTGCCTATAATGTAGGACGCTATGCTAATCTGACTGAGGGGCATATATTCCATACCATCACTTATGGGAGAGGAAGAATGAATGCACATGGATCTCAGATAGATATTGAAGATCGCTGGAAGATTGTTCGCTATGTGCAGCAATTGCAGAAACAAGAATAA
- a CDS encoding c-type cytochrome, with product MLKNRLDWHFSKYCSLRTLLTCLALTLSFSVSNAQDEASADGIPTDETTINNGKSLFTNNCTVCHAINAQVVGPALKDVHERRDLPWLQSFIKNSQAVIQSGDDYAVNLYNEYNKTLMPAFDFSDEEVTSIVAYIKSESAAPAESAATSDTAAAEGQAAAGGGATGGMSSGYLTVILAGLLIVLVLILVVLILIISVLTRFLRQKEDLDEEDREILGQKVSVQKVVKSKPFLGISLFLFMAIAVKLVIDGLYSVGIQQGYQPKQPIAFSHALHAGQYQIDCQYCHTGVMKAKSANIPSANICMNCHQQIKPESPEIQKIYAAIDFDPETQTYGNNKKPIEWVRIHNLPDLAYFNHSQHVNVGGLDCETCHGEVQEMEVVYQHSLLTMGWCINCHRETQVNAEGNEYYDKLLELHESSNSNEPMRVEDIGGLECSKCHY from the coding sequence ATGTTGAAAAATAGATTAGACTGGCATTTTAGCAAATATTGCTCACTTCGTACACTACTTACCTGTCTCGCTCTTACTCTAAGCTTTTCTGTTTCTAATGCTCAAGATGAAGCTTCTGCAGATGGGATTCCTACTGATGAGACGACGATCAATAATGGAAAAAGTTTATTTACCAATAACTGTACAGTTTGTCACGCAATTAACGCTCAGGTTGTAGGCCCTGCACTGAAAGACGTTCACGAACGTCGCGATCTTCCCTGGCTGCAAAGCTTTATTAAAAATTCGCAGGCAGTCATACAAAGTGGAGATGATTATGCAGTAAACCTTTATAATGAATACAATAAGACTTTAATGCCTGCATTTGATTTTTCAGATGAAGAGGTCACGTCTATTGTAGCCTATATAAAAAGTGAGTCAGCAGCTCCTGCTGAATCTGCAGCTACTTCCGATACAGCTGCTGCAGAAGGTCAGGCTGCTGCCGGAGGTGGAGCAACGGGTGGTATGTCATCAGGATATCTTACTGTTATATTAGCAGGACTATTGATTGTGCTTGTGCTTATCCTGGTAGTATTAATCCTGATTATTTCTGTTCTTACCCGTTTCCTGCGACAGAAGGAAGACCTTGATGAAGAAGATCGTGAAATTTTAGGCCAGAAAGTAAGTGTTCAAAAGGTTGTAAAAAGTAAACCTTTTTTGGGCATCTCTCTATTTTTATTCATGGCCATTGCTGTCAAGCTTGTCATTGATGGTTTATATTCTGTAGGTATCCAACAAGGGTATCAACCCAAGCAACCCATCGCTTTTTCTCATGCACTACATGCAGGGCAATATCAAATTGATTGTCAATATTGTCATACGGGTGTGATGAAGGCAAAGTCAGCCAACATACCTTCTGCTAATATATGTATGAATTGTCATCAGCAGATCAAACCGGAATCTCCTGAAATTCAGAAGATCTATGCAGCCATAGATTTTGATCCTGAGACACAAACTTATGGCAACAATAAAAAACCAATAGAATGGGTAAGGATACATAACTTACCGGATCTGGCTTATTTTAACCACTCGCAGCATGTTAATGTGGGCGGATTAGACTGTGAGACCTGCCATGGAGAGGTACAGGAAATGGAAGTCGTTTATCAGCATTCATTACTCACCATGGGATGGTGTATTAATTGTCACCGTGAGACTCAGGTAAATGCTGAAGGCAATGAATATTATGATAAACTCTTGGAGTTGCATGAGTCCTCAAATTCAAATGAACCTATGAGAGTTGAAGATATAGGCGGTTTGGAATGTTCTAAATGCCACTATTAA
- a CDS encoding DUF3341 domain-containing protein: MMKKKNYLIGVFNDENVLLSAIKHVREAGVKIHECYTPYPVHGLGHALGYKRSRLPIAAFMFGITGTSLALLMQYYMMGADWPMIIGGKDYTALPTFFPVTFELTVLLSAFGMVLTFLVASDLRPYGKAKVFDLRATDDKHIMAIDLGKNKNEISVIKKILQDSGAAEVNEKNM, encoded by the coding sequence ATCATGAAAAAGAAGAATTATCTGATCGGTGTTTTTAATGATGAAAATGTGCTTTTAAGTGCAATAAAGCATGTTAGAGAAGCAGGAGTAAAAATTCATGAGTGCTATACTCCTTATCCTGTTCATGGATTAGGACATGCGCTTGGGTATAAAAGATCAAGGCTGCCAATTGCAGCATTTATGTTTGGTATCACAGGCACTTCCCTGGCCTTGCTTATGCAGTATTACATGATGGGTGCAGATTGGCCTATGATTATTGGAGGTAAGGATTATACTGCATTACCTACTTTTTTTCCAGTAACTTTTGAGCTTACTGTTTTACTTTCAGCTTTTGGTATGGTGCTTACTTTTTTGGTGGCAAGTGATCTTAGACCCTATGGTAAAGCAAAAGTTTTTGATCTGAGAGCTACCGATGATAAGCACATCATGGCAATAGATCTTGGAAAAAATAAAAATGAAATCAGTGTAATCAAAAAGATATTACAAGACTCAGGAGCTGCGGAAGTAAATGAGAAAAATATGTAA
- the nrfD gene encoding NrfD/PsrC family molybdoenzyme membrane anchor subunit: protein MEITSSVRKPLVTGGKTIHDVTEDVCSRVEGKPTISWMLALATSLGVLTIGAYAIWMTLWNGIGMWGNNKTVGWAWDITNFVWWVGIGHAGTLISAVLLLFRQKWRTSINRAAEAMTIFAVICAAIFPILHTGRPWLALYWMFPLPNTFGSLWINFHSPLVWDVFAISTYFSVSLVFWYIGLVPDFATIRDRASGAISKVVYGALSLGWTGSAKAWERYETVSLILAGLATPLVLSVHTIVSFDFATSVIPGWHTTIFPPYFVAGAIFSGFAMVLTLMLITRRVYKLEDYITINHIELMNIIIIVTGSIVGVAYLTELFMAWYSGVEYEQYAFLNRATGPYAWAYWTMMTCNVISPQLFWFKKIRTSIVATFILSIVVNIGMWFERFVIIVTSLHRDYLPSSWVMFVPTIYDVGVYLFTFGLFFTLFFLFAKFFPVINMAEVKAILRSSSEKWTKKDPVATQNVVNPAPKEA from the coding sequence ATGGAAATTACTTCTTCAGTACGTAAACCTCTGGTCACAGGAGGAAAAACTATACATGATGTAACGGAGGATGTTTGCAGCCGGGTTGAAGGTAAGCCGACCATCTCCTGGATGCTAGCCCTTGCCACGTCATTAGGCGTCTTGACAATAGGTGCATATGCCATTTGGATGACCTTGTGGAATGGGATTGGTATGTGGGGTAATAATAAAACGGTCGGATGGGCCTGGGATATTACCAACTTTGTATGGTGGGTAGGAATCGGTCATGCTGGTACATTGATTTCTGCAGTGCTTCTACTGTTTCGTCAGAAATGGAGAACATCTATCAACCGTGCTGCGGAAGCGATGACGATTTTTGCGGTAATATGCGCAGCCATTTTCCCTATCCTTCATACAGGAAGACCTTGGCTCGCTTTATACTGGATGTTTCCTTTGCCTAACACTTTTGGTTCACTTTGGATCAACTTCCATTCACCACTGGTATGGGACGTTTTTGCGATTAGTACTTACTTTTCCGTATCACTGGTTTTCTGGTATATCGGTCTGGTACCTGACTTTGCTACCATCAGAGACCGGGCATCAGGTGCTATTTCTAAAGTAGTATATGGAGCTCTGAGTTTAGGATGGACAGGTTCAGCCAAAGCATGGGAAAGGTATGAGACTGTTTCTCTAATTCTTGCAGGGTTGGCCACACCACTGGTACTTTCAGTCCATACTATCGTATCTTTTGACTTTGCAACCTCAGTCATTCCTGGCTGGCACACCACCATCTTCCCACCTTACTTTGTGGCAGGAGCGATTTTCTCAGGCTTTGCAATGGTGCTTACCCTGATGCTGATTACCAGAAGGGTATATAAACTGGAGGATTATATCACCATCAACCACATTGAACTGATGAATATCATCATCATCGTAACTGGTTCAATTGTAGGGGTTGCTTATCTCACGGAGCTTTTCATGGCTTGGTACTCTGGTGTTGAATATGAACAATATGCCTTCTTAAATCGTGCTACCGGGCCTTATGCCTGGGCATACTGGACCATGATGACCTGTAATGTAATTTCACCACAGCTCTTCTGGTTTAAAAAGATCAGGACTAGCATAGTGGCTACTTTCATACTGTCTATCGTTGTGAACATAGGGATGTGGTTTGAACGCTTTGTCATTATCGTGACTTCCCTCCACAGAGACTATCTTCCATCCAGCTGGGTGATGTTCGTTCCTACGATATATGATGTAGGTGTATATCTCTTTACTTTCGGTTTGTTTTTTACCTTGTTCTTTTTGTTTGCTAAATTCTTTCCGGTAATAAACATGGCTGAGGTTAAAGCAATTCTAAGGTCTTCTTCTGAAAAATGGACGAAAAAAGATCCTGTGGCTACGCAAAATGTTGTAAATCCGGCTCCTAAAGAAGCTTAA
- the rpsA gene encoding 30S ribosomal protein S1: MAEEQKEKFNWDQADLRGFGEEYTAEERANMASMYDNTLTQVNENEVVTGTVVGINERDIILNIGFKSDGLVSSSEFRDMPDLKVGDEVEVYVEEQEDAQGQLILSRKKAKIVKAWEKIQNALDFDEVIEGTVKRRTKGGLICDIYGVEAFLPGSQIDVKPIRDFDVFVGKKMEVKVVKINYANDNVVVSHKVLIEKDLEEQKARILNNLEKGQVLEGVIKNMTNFGVFIDLGGVDGLLHITDISWGRINHPEEVLNLDQKVNIVVLDFDDEKKRISLGMKQLTPHPWDSLTEEIQVGSKVKGKIVNVADYGAFLEIMPGVEGLIHVSEMSWSQHLRNPQDFISIGDELEAVVLTLDRDDRKMSLGIKQLTEDPWTKQDLLTKYAVGTVHKGIVRNLTNFGLFIELEEGIDGLVHVSDLSWTKKVKHPSEFTKVGEELEVQVLELDVDNRRLALGHKQLEENPWDTFEDLFPINSVHKGTVMSKIDKGALIELPYGIEGFASFKHLKKEDGTEPQVSEALDFKVVEFSKEDRRIVLSHTNVHAETEEKVTTPAPEPTPSAGKSKKSKQASASEVGERSTLGDLEALSSLKEQMQEEQKKAAQQKMDKKEQSKSQADEAEEDESSEEK; the protein is encoded by the coding sequence ATGGCAGAAGAACAAAAAGAAAAATTTAATTGGGATCAGGCAGATCTTCGTGGGTTCGGTGAAGAATATACCGCAGAAGAAAGAGCCAACATGGCTTCTATGTATGATAATACACTGACTCAAGTAAATGAAAATGAAGTCGTTACCGGTACTGTAGTAGGCATTAACGAACGTGATATTATCCTTAATATTGGATTTAAATCTGACGGATTAGTTTCCTCATCAGAATTTCGCGATATGCCAGATCTTAAAGTAGGAGACGAGGTAGAAGTTTATGTAGAGGAGCAGGAAGATGCACAGGGACAATTAATACTTTCCCGTAAAAAAGCTAAAATTGTTAAAGCTTGGGAAAAAATTCAGAATGCTCTTGACTTTGATGAGGTAATTGAAGGTACTGTAAAACGCCGCACCAAAGGAGGTCTTATTTGCGATATATACGGAGTAGAAGCTTTCTTACCAGGATCGCAAATTGACGTGAAGCCTATACGTGACTTTGATGTATTTGTAGGTAAAAAAATGGAAGTGAAAGTTGTCAAGATCAATTATGCTAATGACAACGTAGTCGTTTCTCATAAAGTACTGATAGAGAAAGATCTGGAAGAGCAAAAGGCCCGTATCCTGAATAACCTTGAAAAAGGGCAGGTGCTGGAAGGTGTGATCAAAAATATGACCAACTTCGGTGTATTTATTGACCTTGGTGGTGTGGATGGTCTGCTGCATATTACTGATATTTCATGGGGTAGAATCAACCATCCTGAAGAAGTACTTAACTTGGATCAAAAAGTCAACATTGTTGTACTTGACTTTGACGATGAGAAGAAGCGTATTTCTCTGGGTATGAAGCAACTTACGCCTCATCCTTGGGATTCTCTTACTGAAGAAATTCAGGTAGGATCTAAAGTGAAAGGTAAAATTGTAAACGTAGCTGACTACGGTGCTTTCCTTGAAATCATGCCTGGCGTGGAAGGATTGATCCACGTATCTGAAATGTCATGGTCTCAGCACCTGCGCAATCCTCAGGACTTCATCAGCATCGGTGATGAGTTGGAAGCAGTAGTGCTTACACTTGACCGTGATGACCGTAAGATGTCTCTGGGTATCAAACAACTTACGGAAGACCCTTGGACCAAGCAGGATTTACTTACCAAATACGCAGTAGGTACTGTGCATAAAGGTATAGTGCGTAACCTGACCAACTTTGGTTTATTTATTGAATTGGAAGAAGGTATTGATGGACTGGTACACGTATCTGATCTGTCATGGACTAAAAAAGTGAAACATCCATCAGAGTTTACCAAAGTGGGTGAAGAACTTGAAGTACAAGTGCTGGAGCTCGATGTAGATAATCGTCGCCTTGCTCTTGGACATAAGCAACTTGAAGAAAATCCTTGGGATACTTTTGAAGACCTTTTCCCGATCAACTCAGTACATAAGGGTACCGTAATGAGCAAGATAGATAAAGGTGCTTTAATAGAACTTCCTTATGGTATTGAAGGCTTTGCAAGCTTCAAACATCTCAAGAAAGAAGATGGTACTGAGCCTCAGGTAAGTGAAGCTCTTGATTTCAAAGTAGTAGAATTTTCTAAAGAAGATCGCAGGATCGTACTTTCTCATACCAATGTGCATGCAGAAACAGAAGAGAAAGTTACTACACCAGCACCTGAACCAACTCCAAGTGCTGGCAAGAGCAAGAAAAGTAAGCAAGCCAGTGCCAGTGAGGTTGGCGAGCGTTCTACTTTAGGAGATCTTGAAGCCCTTTCCAGTTTGAAAGAACAAATGCAGGAAGAGCAGAAAAAAGCTGCTCAGCAGAAGATGGATAAGAAAGAACAGTCAAAGTCTCAGGCTGACGAGGCGGAAGAGGATGAGTCTTCAGAAGAAAAATAG
- a CDS encoding quinol:cytochrome C oxidoreductase, with product MTAENFNFNAGLKKKIAIVGIVGVVLLVLGIVFLIFGGGGHAAEGAHGAPAHGGGHSEFHWYDRLYSNLWINNVFFTGLSVIGLFFVALQYAAQAGWSVAIKRIPEAFGAWLPFAGVLMLAVFLVGGHTIFHWTHDYLYDESDPRYDAIIAGKQGYLNYPFYIIRMLVYFGVWYLMYRLIRRESLAEDINGGVVHYHKMVKYSTIFIVFFAITSSTSAWDWTLSIDTHWFSTMYGWYNFASWFVSGLAAITLVVVLLRENGYITIVSSEHLHDLGKFVFAFSIFWAYIWFSQFMLIYYANIPEESIYFLERLSDDYYAPFFFMNLIMNFFFPFLVLMTRDSKRHTVFLKLVCTVVLIGQWLNFYLMITPAVLRENGGLGFIELGTTMIYLAAFLFVVLGNLAKAPLVAKNHPMLQESIHHHT from the coding sequence ATGACAGCAGAAAATTTTAATTTTAACGCAGGCCTCAAGAAAAAAATAGCCATCGTCGGAATAGTAGGAGTTGTGCTTCTCGTTCTGGGAATAGTTTTTTTGATCTTTGGAGGAGGCGGACATGCAGCTGAAGGGGCTCATGGAGCGCCAGCACATGGTGGGGGGCATTCCGAATTTCATTGGTATGATCGCCTGTATTCTAATTTGTGGATCAACAACGTATTCTTTACCGGTCTGAGTGTTATTGGATTGTTCTTCGTCGCATTGCAATATGCTGCTCAGGCGGGATGGTCAGTAGCTATCAAGAGAATTCCCGAGGCATTTGGTGCATGGCTTCCTTTTGCCGGGGTCCTCATGCTGGCCGTATTTTTAGTGGGAGGGCACACCATATTTCACTGGACACACGATTACCTATATGATGAAAGTGACCCACGTTATGATGCGATCATAGCAGGCAAACAAGGATACTTAAATTATCCATTCTATATCATCAGAATGTTGGTATATTTTGGAGTGTGGTATCTAATGTATCGTTTGATCAGGAGAGAGTCATTGGCAGAAGATATCAATGGAGGAGTAGTACACTATCATAAGATGGTAAAGTATTCTACCATATTCATAGTATTCTTTGCCATTACATCCTCTACTTCGGCATGGGACTGGACTTTGTCTATTGACACTCACTGGTTTAGCACTATGTATGGGTGGTACAATTTTGCGAGCTGGTTTGTCTCCGGCCTTGCAGCCATTACCCTGGTAGTAGTATTGTTACGGGAAAATGGATACATCACCATAGTAAGCTCTGAGCACCTGCATGATTTAGGCAAATTTGTGTTTGCATTCAGTATTTTCTGGGCCTATATATGGTTTAGTCAGTTTATGTTGATTTACTATGCAAACATTCCTGAGGAGTCTATTTACTTCCTAGAAAGACTATCAGATGACTACTATGCGCCCTTCTTTTTTATGAATTTAATTATGAACTTCTTCTTCCCCTTTCTAGTTCTAATGACAAGAGATTCCAAGCGTCATACGGTCTTTCTCAAACTAGTTTGTACAGTTGTTCTTATTGGCCAATGGCTTAATTTTTACCTGATGATTACTCCTGCTGTTTTAAGAGAAAATGGTGGATTAGGTTTTATAGAATTAGGCACTACAATGATTTATTTGGCAGCTTTTCTTTTTGTGGTACTGGGAAATTTGGCGAAAGCACCGCTGGTTGCAAAGAACCATCCTATGTTACAAGAAAGCATCCATCACCATACTTGA
- a CDS encoding TAT-variant-translocated molybdopterin oxidoreductase, with translation MANHKKYWQGLEQLKNDPEFVKHANKEFPEYLPIDEKKRNGEVSDGSSRRDFLKMMGFGISAATLAACEAPLRKAIPYVVKPVDVDPSIANYYASTYMDGGDYCSIVVKTREGRPIKLKGNDRSSVTMGGMHPQVEASVLSLYDKQRYQTPMANGEPTTWEELDSAVKSGLGKGGRIALVSHTVLSPSTQAAINSMMEAYPSMSHIMYDSQSTDGILVAYQSAIGQRILPTYDFSKANTIVSFSADFLGTWIAPVTYAKQYGQTRKVSQSKKEMSRHYQFESNLSLTGANADYRTQIKPSEEGLVIGQLYNLIASKAGRSSASFNKIEEVKHLQEAANHLWANRGKAIVVAGSNDPVVQGIMIAINDMLGSYGNTIDTERPSYYRKGNSAQMARFVEEVNSGRIDAVIFYNCNPVYDFYNGAVLGEALEKVALRVATSEKPDETAVLCNYVAPDHNFLESWNDAEPQRAKFSLAQPAITPIFNTRQAQSSFLTWSNASNTDYYTFLKNNWRSTLFQAQNTEADFDRFFDLALYDGAMDFDTTIPSPGTGAVGIPSEAISVNLTAFASGINNSYQASEGVDLVLYQKVTIGSGRQANNPWLQENPDPISKACWDNYITVSQKMAEEMGLDYKEGKTSLARLTAGEQNVVLPILVQPGQAEGTVGVALGYGRTVAGLVAEGVGVNAYPLATQVNGQYALYHPNVQIELLDEVYKIAQTQTHNTFMGRETILQEGLLSDYKENPKAGRFEVKIPTAEGPKDPGDISLWKGHKYANHHWNMIIDLNSCIGCNACAVSCQVENNVPVVGRQEVLNRREMHWLRIDRYYSSDEVEDLKGMEKASENPEITFQPMLCQQCNNAPCETVCPVAATTHSTEGLNQMTYNRCIGTRYCANNCPYKVRRFNWFKYHDNEQFAVNTAMNNDLGKMVLNPDVTVRARGVMEKCTFCVQRIQLGKLEAKKAGRRPIDGEINTACAEACPTNAITFGDINDPESSVSQILAEETEGRAYRVLQEINTSPNIWYLTKIRNKDEESPNA, from the coding sequence ATGGCAAATCATAAAAAATACTGGCAAGGTTTAGAGCAACTCAAAAATGATCCTGAGTTTGTAAAACATGCTAATAAAGAATTTCCTGAATACTTGCCTATAGATGAAAAGAAGCGTAATGGCGAAGTTTCAGATGGGAGTTCACGTCGTGACTTTCTGAAAATGATGGGCTTTGGTATCAGTGCTGCTACCTTGGCAGCTTGCGAAGCACCTCTCCGTAAAGCTATTCCTTATGTAGTAAAACCGGTTGATGTAGACCCATCCATTGCTAATTACTACGCCTCTACCTATATGGATGGAGGAGACTATTGTAGCATAGTTGTAAAAACAAGAGAAGGAAGACCTATCAAGCTAAAAGGCAACGATAGATCCAGTGTAACCATGGGTGGTATGCATCCTCAGGTGGAGGCATCGGTGCTTTCCTTATACGATAAGCAAAGATATCAGACACCTATGGCTAATGGAGAGCCAACTACCTGGGAAGAACTGGACTCTGCGGTGAAAAGCGGACTCGGTAAAGGCGGCAGAATTGCACTTGTTAGCCATACCGTATTAAGCCCGTCCACTCAGGCAGCAATTAATAGTATGATGGAAGCTTATCCAAGCATGAGTCATATCATGTACGATTCCCAATCTACTGATGGAATCTTGGTAGCTTATCAATCTGCCATAGGGCAACGCATTCTTCCTACCTACGATTTTAGCAAGGCCAATACCATTGTGAGTTTCAGTGCTGACTTCTTAGGTACCTGGATTGCCCCTGTTACTTATGCAAAGCAGTATGGACAGACACGCAAAGTAAGTCAGAGCAAGAAGGAGATGTCCAGACATTACCAGTTTGAATCAAATCTTTCGTTAACCGGAGCTAATGCTGACTATCGTACTCAAATTAAACCTTCTGAAGAGGGACTTGTCATTGGCCAGCTTTATAATCTGATTGCATCCAAAGCAGGTAGGTCATCCGCTTCCTTTAATAAGATAGAAGAAGTGAAGCATCTTCAGGAAGCCGCCAACCATTTGTGGGCAAACCGGGGTAAAGCTATTGTTGTAGCTGGTTCCAATGATCCTGTGGTTCAGGGTATTATGATTGCCATTAACGACATGCTTGGTAGCTACGGCAATACAATTGATACAGAAAGGCCATCTTATTACCGAAAAGGTAATAGTGCACAGATGGCAAGATTTGTTGAAGAGGTGAATTCCGGACGTATTGATGCTGTAATTTTTTATAACTGTAACCCAGTATATGATTTCTATAATGGAGCAGTGTTAGGAGAGGCTCTTGAAAAGGTGGCTCTCAGAGTGGCTACCAGTGAAAAGCCGGATGAAACGGCAGTTCTTTGTAATTACGTAGCTCCTGATCATAATTTCTTAGAATCCTGGAATGATGCAGAGCCTCAGAGAGCCAAGTTCAGTTTAGCCCAACCAGCCATTACACCTATTTTTAATACCAGGCAAGCCCAGTCTTCTTTCCTGACTTGGTCAAATGCTTCAAATACTGACTATTATACATTCCTAAAAAATAACTGGAGGTCCACCTTATTTCAAGCACAAAATACAGAAGCTGACTTTGATCGTTTCTTTGATCTTGCGCTTTATGATGGTGCAATGGATTTTGATACCACTATCCCTTCTCCAGGTACGGGTGCTGTTGGGATTCCCTCAGAAGCGATCTCAGTAAATCTGACTGCTTTTGCTTCCGGTATTAACAATAGTTACCAAGCGAGTGAAGGAGTAGATCTGGTCCTTTACCAGAAAGTAACTATAGGAAGTGGCAGACAAGCCAATAACCCCTGGTTACAGGAAAACCCTGACCCAATTTCTAAAGCTTGCTGGGATAACTACATCACAGTTTCCCAAAAAATGGCAGAGGAAATGGGACTTGATTATAAGGAAGGTAAAACCAGTTTGGCCAGACTTACTGCCGGAGAGCAAAACGTGGTACTACCCATACTCGTGCAGCCAGGTCAGGCAGAAGGAACGGTAGGTGTAGCCCTTGGGTATGGTCGCACAGTGGCTGGCTTAGTGGCCGAAGGAGTAGGGGTAAACGCTTATCCACTGGCCACTCAGGTAAACGGGCAATATGCTTTGTACCATCCTAATGTACAGATAGAGCTTCTGGATGAGGTATACAAGATTGCTCAGACTCAGACACATAATACATTTATGGGTCGCGAAACGATCCTTCAGGAAGGTTTACTGAGTGATTATAAGGAAAACCCTAAAGCAGGGCGCTTCGAAGTAAAAATACCCACTGCTGAAGGACCAAAAGATCCAGGGGATATTTCATTGTGGAAAGGGCATAAATATGCTAACCATCATTGGAATATGATTATTGACCTGAACAGCTGTATTGGTTGTAATGCCTGTGCGGTTTCTTGTCAGGTAGAGAATAACGTACCGGTAGTGGGTCGTCAGGAAGTACTCAACAGACGTGAAATGCACTGGCTACGTATTGACCGCTACTACAGCAGTGATGAGGTAGAAGATTTGAAGGGGATGGAAAAAGCTTCTGAAAATCCAGAAATCACCTTCCAACCCATGCTTTGCCAGCAGTGTAACAATGCTCCTTGTGAGACAGTGTGTCCGGTGGCAGCAACTACGCATAGTACAGAAGGCTTAAACCAGATGACTTATAACAGATGTATTGGTACACGCTACTGTGCTAATAATTGTCCTTACAAAGTAAGGAGGTTCAACTGGTTCAAATACCATGACAATGAGCAGTTTGCTGTGAATACAGCAATGAACAACGATTTAGGCAAGATGGTACTGAATCCGGATGTTACAGTAAGAGCACGTGGGGTGATGGAAAAATGTACCTTCTGTGTACAGCGAATTCAGTTAGGTAAGCTTGAAGCAAAAAAAGCAGGTCGCAGGCCTATTGATGGTGAAATTAACACTGCCTGTGCAGAAGCTTGCCCTACCAATGCCATTACTTTTGGAGATATTAATGACCCTGAAAGTAGTGTGTCACAGATTCTAGCTGAGGAAACAGAGGGTCGTGCCTACAGAGTTTTACAGGAAATTAATACCAGCCCGAACATTTGGTATCTTACAAAGATTAGAAATAAGGACGAAGAGTCTCCAAATGCATAA